TCCGATAGAATCTGGACCGATGTTTGCCAGATCTTCTTCTGCGTAATCTTTTAGTTTCTTAATGTCCCGAACATAGGCGTCGAGCGTGTTGTCTGAAAAATTTCTTTCGAAACGAAGAAATATTTCAAAATCTTTGATCTTTTCATCCCAAGTCATTTGTGCTTATTTTTTTAGTTCACATTCCGATATTTGTTCTATTTCAATATTATGGCCTCTCAGGAACGATATTCCATCGTCGTCCGAATACTCATTAATATACACCAGTCTTGTAATACCTGCCTGCAGGATCAGCTTACTGCATTCCTTGCAGGGTGACAATGTTAAATATAACGTTGCTCCTTTTGCAGATTGTGTTGAAGCTGCCAGCTTTAAAATTGCGTTGGCTTCAGCATGCAATACATACCAGTGCGTTTTTCCCTCTCCATCTTCACAGCAGTTTTCGAACCCCATAGGAGTTCCGTTGTAACCATCTGAAATAATCATCCTATCTTTTACGATAAGAGCCCCTACTTGTTTTCTCTTACAGTAGGAGAGTTGCGCCCATTCCTGGGCCATTTTTAGATAAGCTTTATCAAACTTATTCATACCGCAGCATTAGTTTTCGAAATAATTTGGATTAAAATCTTTTAGAAAGATTAGAAGCTCGGCTTTCTTTTCTCTAGGAAAGCAGCTACTCCTTCTTTCTTATCTTCCATTTCGAAAAGTTCTCCAAAATATTTAATTTCAGTTTCAAAACCTTTCTCCGTATCCGATAAATTTACGGCGTTGATCGCCTTCGATATTGCCATTGGTGAATTATGGGCAATAGTACTCGCTAATTCTTTCGTTTTGGTTAATAATTCTTCAATAGGGTATACTTCATTGACCAATCCAATCTCTTTTGCTTTTTGAGCAGGGACCATTTTGGCAGAGAAGATCATTTCGTTGGCAATACCTTTTCCGACAAGTTTGGGAAGCCTTTGGGTTCCTCCGTATCCTGGAATTAATCCCAGTGTTACTTCAGGAAGTCCTAATCGGGCGTTTTCCGATGCATATCTGATATGGCATGCCATGGCAAGCTCTAAACCTCCTCCTAATGCAAAACCGTTGACGGCAGCAATGACAGGTTTGGATAGGTTTTCAATTTTGTTAAACAATGTATTTTGTCCGTTTCTTGCA
This Chryseobacterium sp. G0162 DNA region includes the following protein-coding sequences:
- a CDS encoding deoxycytidylate deaminase, with protein sequence MNKFDKAYLKMAQEWAQLSYCKRKQVGALIVKDRMIISDGYNGTPMGFENCCEDGEGKTHWYVLHAEANAILKLAASTQSAKGATLYLTLSPCKECSKLILQAGITRLVYINEYSDDDGISFLRGHNIEIEQISECELKK
- a CDS encoding enoyl-CoA hydratase/isomerase family protein encodes the protein MSYENILLKKEDKLSIITINRPESLNALNAKTIQEISTALDELNSDTSCRVIILTGSGEKSFVAGADIKEFSDFGQEKAEELARNGQNTLFNKIENLSKPVIAAVNGFALGGGLELAMACHIRYASENARLGLPEVTLGLIPGYGGTQRLPKLVGKGIANEMIFSAKMVPAQKAKEIGLVNEVYPIEELLTKTKELASTIAHNSPMAISKAINAVNLSDTEKGFETEIKYFGELFEMEDKKEGVAAFLEKRKPSF